Sequence from the Amaranthus tricolor cultivar Red isolate AtriRed21 chromosome 1, ASM2621246v1, whole genome shotgun sequence genome:
ATGCGTATATTAAGGTGGATGTGTGCGCTTATGAGGATGGATATTATTAGGAACTAGGAAGTGAGAGAGTGATTAGGGTTTTTACCATTATCTGCAAAGTTGCGTGAAAATAGGTTGAGGTGGTTTAGACATGTGAAGAGAAAGACGACTAATGCACCTGTGAGAATGGTGGAAAGGCTCacagtagagggtaagagaagtcggGGTAGACCTAAGAGAACATGGGCGGGGCAATTAAAAATCAACTTGAGTGAGTTGCACCTCTCTGAGCACCTGACGAGCGATAGAAGTAGTTGGAGGCATTGTATTCGCTTGTCAAACTTTTGATAGTCCCCTTTCATTAACCTCTTTGGACTTATGTAGTTTCGTCTATTAACTTCCTTTCTTTCTTTGTTCTTACGACCCTATGCTGGCCCAGCTTGTTTTGTATTTGCCATTTTGCCTTTTTGTCTTGATCCTTTCATCTCACATTGCACGACTTTTTTATCTGGGGGTCTTATTTGACTGCACGCATTTCTCCTTCCCTCTCTCTTGTGTGGGCATGGATATGATTTGCCCGCTATCTTTCACCCCAGACCCTAACTTTATGCGGAATGCTAGATTGATGACCATGACCATTTTAGTAACTATGTACACATGTTAAAAGAACATTCATTTTCTACACTCCACCAAATACATATGGGACAAATTTAATACAATAAAAACGATAATACTTTTCAGTTGTTGGTTGTCCTGGGATTTAATTCTACAACCTTAAAATTGTGAcatgtacattattattgtttagatCTTCCAAGGATTCTCCAAACGAAAACTGATTTCAGCAATAATAATGGAGTAACTTGCAGTAGCAATGTTTTGAGTTAGTAACAAAATTTTTATCTTCCATTTAATTTGCAGCAAATTTTAGGGTGTCTTACTtaccttgttttttttttctcttttagttttgattttaataaatttttgtaattttatctatacatttattaattattttaatttcatcaatttattttatgatcctATTAGACATATACCTTTATGGTCCTGAAATATTTGCTATATTACAGTTAATGATACTATTTATCATTcagcttattttatatagtgcaaaaataattaagtacaattttatttgaatcgtcttattaaaaattataaaagttaatattaataatctttatattaaaaagaatcaaataaaattttagataactatattttacatataaattaaaaataaaatagaaattacaagtaataagtaaataataatataaaataaataaaataatagagaGAGTAGTAGTGTCGGTCCTAATGGTAATACTAAGACGAGTAAGTGCTTCAAAATGATGCATGGAATTGGTGAATAAGCAATAATAAAGAGATAGGAAAAGGACCTGACGCGTTCCAAACAATGGAAGTTGAATTCCGGCCATTACTCATTAAGAAAGTCTAATGGAATGAAAATCACCGGGAAATGGAGGATCTCTGACAGTGACATACAACGTTCATACTCCTTCGTCCCCAAAAAAAGAAGACCCACTTGCACTACGGATTTGACAGCTTGAATGATCCAGCGTCGGCAACGTCCACTTGCTTTTCTAATTCTTTAttcccttttcttttactttgcTTCTACGCTTCCTTCTTTTAACCTTTTgttatttctcttttattttattctttcacCCCTTTGATTTTAATACACTATCAATTACACTCCCTTATATTCATTGTCATAATTGTactgtacataattaaaaattataaaaaatttatattaattaccTTTGCGTTGAAAAGAAGGGAATATATAACATAACTAAAGGAAGATATAAAGTATGTTAATACACTAGTCATTTTTACTAAGGTTTCTTTACTTAATTTTCTTTGTGAATGGTATAGAATGATGCGTATTCACTagataagaatttttaaatttaatagtctattcaattaaatattctcattttatttttcatatttattaatatacaaatttaattataaatatctgTTATTTTACATAGTCAAGAACTATAAAAAGatgatattaattaaatttacgTTAATACAAATGAGTCAAGATCACactttattatgttttaacGTATATTATATGAAAGATAAAAACTAGACTAATCGTAATCTACGAAtaacattataaaataaatgagattaatatGCTAAATCAGAAAGATAATTTTAAGTGTAATTTCATAATAgatacaaattaaattttaatttgaaaaatagttgcaataaagatacaaaattatttAGATACAATACAAACGCATGCTCTTATAAGAAACTTGTaaacaaacataataacaattgtTAAGGTTGAGGTGAAAGTCAATGAACTTAACTTAAAAGGTCAATGGCAAACATACATGCTTCTATATCACTGcaaacataaatgaaaattagagTACAACCATAATTTGTTAGAGCGTACTTTATTTACTCTTAATTTCTATTAATAATACTCTCTTTATTACCTCTTTTAATATGtcaaattttctatttataacatatactccctcctattcaattTACAtgtcctattttcttttatggtcaagttatcttaattgtccaatttctatttttggtatggatttttgatttttatgcccttagtagctttatcctattttcaattataccttCCATTgtccatactaattttcctcccttacattaaaaacccataataccactctctttcctacccttagggccCCATTTttaactctccttaaaatccgtaaaaagtcaaatgaaactCCTAAGGtcaataggagggagtataatttaatcGTTTGCTGCACTTTAGTTTAAATAACATAAACTTACATCTTTCATCTAAACTCACCAACAACCAATTTCTTTTTTCatcttttgtatatattttttatctatttatttttattttattttaatacttttattatatttattttcagtaataacttatcaaaattaaaattatactgCCAATAGTAAAGTAAAAGCCCACACCTTAACCTTTTTGATATCAAATATTGTTTGGTTGCACTTTATTTCATTTGAAATCGTGAATTCCCAAATGAATAATTGTGTTTGATTGACAAAAACCAACAATATAGAAATCTAAAATTTCGAAGTTAATTCTATAACTTGTAGGAATTTTAAGccttgtttattttacattatttactaatttaaatgatttttactagtttaaactaatttttttctaattaaaatttaatttttactaatttaaactgatttttactgattaaaaGTTATTGAtgtaattgatttttagttatatattatAACTGAATTGTACTGATTAAAACTGattattataattgattttttcttataataactaatttttattaattataattaattttgttcattGAAAATGACTTCTACTAATATAAAGATTTccttaaaaagataaatttataTAGTTATTAAATTCCAATGCTAATCAAACAATgttcaaatataattaaaccTCAAAAGTACCTAGTATTGAGTCCGTCTGAGATCTTAGATCcacaattttcaatatttaataattaataatattttttgaaaggAATACTTTTTCTATTTCAAGTTAGTCGCAATATTAGTAAATTTACATTATTcacttatcatttttaatttgtaattaattcgtaatctataagttaaaatataatcaaacgaaatcttatttaatttgtctccaacaaagattattaatattaattttataatttttttattatacataattaaagatattaagaatttaattagTACACTGAACTACGTAAAGAAAATATATTGCAATTTGTAATATATTACTActctattatttttgaattaattaattaagtcccAATAAATATTCCGCTCTTCCATAGTTTTCTTTCACACTCACACTCTCTGTCACAAAAAACACTTCCTTCTTTATATATCTGTTATTATCTCTCTACTTTCTCAATTTTTCTCTGCAAGAATCTAGAGTAGGGTTCAAATCCCCAATTCAGATCCACTACAACTATCAggttaaaaaatatattctttAAGCATTGTTTCAACGTTTTCACGATTGATTTTGTTTCTTATTCGTTGATTGTTAATTTCGTAACCTCGATTCCGAGGTTTGTAAGATCTGAATCTCATTGATTTACTAGTGTTTGTAGTTTCTTAATGTTAAATTCAGTGTTAGATCTAGAGGTTCACATTTCTTTACTATATCGATTGGTATCGCTTAATGAATGCTGTGATTGTTTTAATTGATCTAATTAAGAtctttttgttgctttggtattCTGTAGTAACTTTAGAAGGGTTGATGTTCTTGATATTTTACTTTTGCTGAGAATGGCTAAGTTTTCAGGATTTTATTATCAGGTAAGGATTAAACATGGAAAAGTGATTGATTTACTATGGAGAGATCGTGTATGGAAGGTTACTATATTTGGAAATTGGAATAGTCGTACTGTTTGTGCAAACTGTGACATGTGATATAAGTCTTTATGTTGGGAAATCTTAATTGGTCATGCGAAATACGGAGGGGAAGTAGGAGTAGGACCACCTGATTTGGGGTACACTTAAGACTCGAATACTGCGAGTAGGGGAGAACTGAGTaagttttcttcttcatttcatgATAAGTTGTGAATGAAACTTCAACCATTACGTCCTAGCTTGAACTCACTCGGACACGGTGACAATAAGTGATGGGACGGGCACGATAGATGTCAGTTCTCAATCTTATAACTAGTTTGGTATATCATCTATTAAGTTAATACTCTTGCTACATTTATCATGACTGATAAAGGATCCTAATGCTATGATTTTTGAGGACTTGGATGCAGCTCATCTATGTTGCCTTTCAGTTTGAGTAAGATCATTATGCTCTCATATAAGCTTTTTGTGTTTACAACTCCCATGTGAATTTTGAAAAGTATGATAGGCACCGAGTAGAATTGAATTATGAGCCTCTTATTCTGTGTGGACAGATAGAAGCGTTTAAATTAGAGTGATTTAGGTGTACAGTGTACCTTGTTTTATGTCAACATTGTTCTAACTTCTAATGTAGCTTTATTGGGGTATATTATTACTTTTCATAAATGGAGTTCGTTGTGTTTATTACTTGTGTATGGACTATGGAGAGAGGAAGACGATCTGAATGCTTTAATTGGTGCATAATAACGGTTGAGATTGCAGTAGCAACATTGTCAACACTGTGTTTTATACCTTTACATTGCGGATGCATTTGTTTTTGCACCATGATGCATTGTTAAAAAGAGTGTGTTatccaaaaaaaagaaaaagagtgtGCTTCTGATGATCAAGGTCAAACAAATCTAACACTATAATATGCATGGGCAAGACAATTTCAAGTAGAAGCCAAAAGGGCAAACAAACACATAAAGCCTCAAAAGGGCAGAATTGGAACCTTTACCTTCCCACTTTGGTGCCTCAATATTATATGCATGGGCAAGACAGTCTCTACTAGGAGCAAAAGGATGGTTCCCCTGCCCCGCGCTTTGTGCATAGGCTCAAGATCCTTTGTCATCTTCAGCCTTAGGGCACGTTTTGCTTTTCTCTATGTTGATATTAATGCACTAGTTATGCATTTTTTGATGATGAGTTACATCTATAGAAATTTTGGATCATACTCCTATCACAGTTGATGATTATCCTTGGAATGATATGAGCAGCATTAAAGTGAAAATTGTGCATTGTCTACTCTACTCTCTCCTGTTCTTTCTATGTTTGGATTAGTGTGTTTGACTCTTAGTGTGAATCATTCTTGTATGTGTATCTATAATTGTAAAATGGGCCTTTTCATTGTTTCGGCGCATCTACTTCTCTTGTATGTATCTGATTATGTCtctttgtgtgtgtgtgtgtgtgtgtgtgcaggGGACACAAGGGTAGAGTGCTTTGATCATGATCTCTgatttataaaaataagttaaaattttaattactcaCTTGGGAAGTTTTTGGTTATAAAATGAGAGGGAGATCAGATGAAGTACAAAAGAAGCGTTTTGTCACTGCCTTAGTGGGTGTAGCAGTGGTCCTTGGTTTTCTATATGTTTTTCAGGGATCTATTTTTGGTTCACAAAATAGTGGTGCAGCAGCTTTAGAGTATGGCAGCAAATCTTTGAGAAAATTCGGTTGGGGTGGGGATGAAGATGCAGATGATACATCCTCCAAGTTTTCCCAGGAAGATGCAGATGATGGTATTATGGCAAAAAGCTTCCCTGTACGTTTTTCTGATTCTACCAAGACATGTTTTTCTATGTTAATGGGCTATCTACATGCTAAAGTTTTGTTACTTGAATTTCTTCATTCACATTGTGTGCTTGTGTCCATTTAGATATACTTcagtaaaagttaaaattaattttgaatcaaTAAAGGGCCTATCCTTATTTATTTACAGGATAGTTCTTAGTTAATATGCAGCTGTCATAGCTAAATATgattaataaagtttaaagaaatcaactcaatatCTACATCTCATATTGTCCTTTTTGTTCTTTTTGCCTTGATCTTTAAGGTATGCGACGATCGACATTCAGAATTGATTCCGTGTTTGGATAGACATCTCATATACCAGCTGAGATTGAAGTTGGATTTGTCTTTGATGGAACACTATGAAAGGCATTGCCCTCCTCAAGAAAGGCGCTACAATTGCTTGATACCACCACCACATGGTTACAAAGTGAGGATTCcatttatatttctaatttcaaaTAGCATtagtttatttcaatttttagttTGGAAACTTACtcatacaaattattatataggTTCCCATCAAATGGCCTAGAAGCAGAGATGAAGTTTGGAAAGCAAATATTCCTCACACACACCTCGCACATGAGAAGTCGGATCAAAACTGGATGGTTGTGAAAGGTGAAAAAATTGTATTTCCTGGTGGAGGTACTCATTTTCATCATGGAGCTGACAAATATATTGCTGCAATGGCCAATGTAAGTCTTATCATATCTGAATAGaagaaataaatttcttttctttGGTCATTGTGTGCTTTTATTACAAATAGGAAGTGTTCTGCTCTCGTTTAGCGACTATGCGATGTTCCACATTCATTAGCTTGGCTTTATAAACCAGTAGCACATGCTGGATCGTGATTCATATGATTGTTGTTTAGTTTTTTGTAATTCTTTATTTATGTTAgattaagatattgaaaatatgGGTTTAATAACTAAGCTCACTTTGTTTTTGACTTCATGGTTCAATTGCAATGTTGTGATTGCTGGTTTAACTGTGCGATTACTTCTTTCCTATCATCTAGAATAAACCCACTGAATTGAAAACAAGTTAGTGAAGTTATTTCTGAGACTAAATGTATCTTCCATTGGCAGATGCTTAACTTTTCAGGCAATGTCATTAACAATGGAGGCAGGCTGAGGACTGTTCTTGATGTGGGCTGTGGTGTCGCTAGTTTTGGTGGTTATCTTCTCTCATCTGATGTCATAGCTATGTCCTTGGCACCTAATGATGTTCATCAGAATCAAATCCAGTTTGCCTTGGAGAGAGGAATCCCAGCATATCTTGGTGTTCTAGGAACAAAGAGGCTTCCATATCCTAGCAGGTCTTTTGAGCTTGCTCACTGCTCTCGATGTAGAATTGATTGGCTTCAAAGGAATGGTATACTTCTTCTTGAGTTAGATAGGGTGTTAAGACCTGGTGGCTATTTTGCCTACTCTTCTCCAGAAGCATATGCACAGGATGAGGAGGATCTTAGGATATGGAAAGAGATGAGTGCTCTTGTGGAGAGGATGTGTTGGAAAATAGCAGCTAAAAGAAATCAAACAGTCATTTGGGTCAAGCCTTTGAATAATGACTGCTACATGCAAAGGCCTCCTGGTACTGAACCTCCACTTTGCAGATCAAATGATGATCCAGATGCTGTTTTGGGCGTGCCAATGAAAGCATGCATCACACCATACTCTGAtcgtaagtttttttttctaa
This genomic interval carries:
- the LOC130809505 gene encoding probable methyltransferase PMT3 — encoded protein: MRGRSDEVQKKRFVTALVGVAVVLGFLYVFQGSIFGSQNSGAAALEYGSKSLRKFGWGGDEDADDTSSKFSQEDADDGIMAKSFPVCDDRHSELIPCLDRHLIYQLRLKLDLSLMEHYERHCPPQERRYNCLIPPPHGYKVPIKWPRSRDEVWKANIPHTHLAHEKSDQNWMVVKGEKIVFPGGGTHFHHGADKYIAAMANMLNFSGNVINNGGRLRTVLDVGCGVASFGGYLLSSDVIAMSLAPNDVHQNQIQFALERGIPAYLGVLGTKRLPYPSRSFELAHCSRCRIDWLQRNGILLLELDRVLRPGGYFAYSSPEAYAQDEEDLRIWKEMSALVERMCWKIAAKRNQTVIWVKPLNNDCYMQRPPGTEPPLCRSNDDPDAVLGVPMKACITPYSDHDHKVGGSELAPWPARLTNPPPRLADFGYSSDMFEKDTEMWARRVDNYWNLLSPKIQSDTLRNVMDMKANLGSFAAALKDKDLWVMNVVPEDGPNTLKLVYDRGLIGAAHNWCEAFSTYPRTFDLLHAWNIISDIEKKGCSPEDLLLEMDRILRPTGFIIIQDKQSAVDFVKKYLSALHWEAVATGSANLDSGDGEEVVFIVQKKLWLPTRNSKDSE